A stretch of the Lolium perenne isolate Kyuss_39 chromosome 3, Kyuss_2.0, whole genome shotgun sequence genome encodes the following:
- the LOC127321245 gene encoding uncharacterized protein, with product MESSLFTPSHATVSGAHAALRRLVMVRASTSALTQAARWRALAVRAQASAPEPERLSPAKGGVGQAMLPRAALKVGAGVALALALGLGGASWSARSGGAGAILVQPVMVCTLNAVTDGAERGSSTPAAAATVMKTSVDALSDSLFRREDAPRDRGTLMDLVFEQVTKEHIGDRGKLTSLLQKEWSASRDSERKLNLGLLLTDVLINQREWQRAKEVCQQLTGRYQRDSRPYLHLAVINMMMAVETMLSPETATADDIEKMSKNAMEAWKDFKNKYELAKGSTESST from the exons ATGGAATCCTCTCTCTTCACACCATCGCACGCCACGGTGAGCGGAGCGCATGCCGCCCTGCGCCGCCTCGTCATGGTCCGTGCCAGCACGTCGGCGTTGACGCAGGCGGCACGCTGGAGGGCTCTCGCCGTGCGCGCCCAGGCGAGCGCGCCGGAGCCGGAGCGCCTGTCACCGGCCAAAGGAGGAGTAGGGCAAGCGATGCTGCCCAGGGCCGCACTGAAGGTTGGTGCCGGCGTGGCGCTCGCCCTGGCACTGGGTCTGGGTGGCGCCTCCTGGTCAGCTCGCAGCGGTGGCGCCGGCGCCATCCTCGTGCAGCCGGTCATGGTGTGTACGCTCAACGCCGTCACGGACGGCGCGGAGCGTGGCAGCAGCaccccggcggcggcggcaacgGTCATGAAGACCAGTGTGGACGCGCTCTCGGACTCGCTGTTCCGGCGCGAGGACGCGCCCAGGGACCGCGGCACACTCATGGACCTCGTCTTCGAGCAAGTCACCAAGGAG CACATCGGCGACAGGGGAAAGCTGACGAGCCTGCTGCAGAAGGAGTGGTCGGCGTCCCGCGACTCAGAAAGAAAGCTAAACCTCGGCTTGCTGCTCACTGATGTGCTCATCAATCAG AGAGAATGGCAGAGGGCCAAAGAAGTTTGCCAGCAACTTACTGGCCGCTATCAGCGTGACTCGAGACCATACTTACACTTG GCTGTCATCAACATGATGATGGCAGTGGAGACCATGCTCTCTCCGGAGACAGCCACCGCGGACGACATAGAGAAGATGTCCAAGAACGCCATGGAGGCCTGGAAGGATTTCAAGAACAAGTACGAGCTTGCCAAGGGATCAACAGAGTCCAGCACCTGA
- the LOC127321235 gene encoding alkaline ceramidase TOD1, whose protein sequence is MGWVRVRRPPLLQSKLLCVSLLYLLTTLPLALYVSFSDPSSRCLPLLLLPSTRSSSAATTLFHYPRDYGEHKHALPTSRRLCSDPAVFSDYKTVLEEINGLCRNLSATARAFPPLRYQNGRRDTFAGNLSTEERRSFFTPTADSAVEIPCGFFKDFPIAQADRLAMESCRGVVVASAILNDHDKIRQPKGLGSQTLKTAACFFMFVDDRTHSVLASHGILKDDDGHGATASTAVGAWRVVRLRQQQLPYESPAMNGVVAKHLLHRLFPNARFSVWVDGKMQLTVDPLLLVHSLLIGEGADMAVARHPFNLHAMEEAIATARWHKWGDVDGVRAQMETYCSNGLQPWSSSKLPYPSDVPDTAIIIRRHGSASDLFSCLLFNELEAFNPRDQLAFAYVRDQMSPKLSINMFEVEVLEHIAVEYRHNLKRDNAGSGRGGGTKQGVTRMASSRDIAGSSCEKYLMKMWGEPSE, encoded by the exons ATGGGGTGGGTGCGCGTGCGGAGGCCGCCGCTGCTGCAGTCGAAGCTGCTCTGCGTCTCCCTCCTCTACCTCCTCACCACCCTCCCGCTCGCGCTCTACGTCTCCTTCTCCGACCCCTCCTCCCGctgcctccccctcctcctcctgcctTCCACCCGATCCTCCTCCGCCGCGACGACGCTCTTCCACTACCCGCGCGACTACGGCGAGCACAAGCACGCCCTCCCCACCTCGCGCAGGCTCTGCTCCGACCCTGCCGTCTTCTCAG ACTACAAGACTGTTTTGGAAGAGATCAATGGCCTCTGCCGCAACCTCTCGGCGACAGCCCGTGCATTCCCTCCGTTGCGGTACCAGAACGGCAGGAGGGACACGTTTGCTGGGAACTTGTCCACCGAGGAAAGGAGATCGTTCTTCACTCCAACAGCTGACAGTGCCGTAGAAATCCCCTGTGGATTCTTCAAGGACTTTCCCATCGCACAAGCCG ACAGATTGGCCATGGAGAGCTGCAGAGGCGTGGTGGTCGCCTCGGCGATATTGAATGACCACGACAAGATCCGGCAGCCCAAGGGGCTCGGATCACAGACGCTCAAGACGGCGGCGTGCTTCTTCATGTTCGTCGATGACCGTACCCACAGTGTCCTCGCAAGCCATGGAATCCTCAAAGACGACGACGGGCACGGTGCGACGGCCAGCACGGCCGTGGGCGCGTGGCGCGTGGTGAGGCTTCGTCAGCAGCAGCTTCCCTACGAGAGCCCCGCCATGAACGGCGTGGTGGCGAAGCACCTGCTGCACAGGCTGTTCCCGAACGCCCGGTTCAGCGTGTGGGTGGACGGGAAGATGCAGCTCACGGTGGACCCGCTGCTGCTGGTGCACTCGCTCCTCATCGGCGAGGGCGCGGACATGGCCGTCGCCAGGCACCCGTTCAACCTCCACGCCATGGAGGAGGCGATCGCGACGGCGCGGTGGCACAAGTGGGGCGACGTGGACGGCGTCAGGGCGCAGATGGAGACGTACTGCAGCAACGGGCTCCAGCCATGGTCCTCCAGCAAGCTCCCATATCCTTCAG ATGTGCCGGACACGGCGATCATCATCCGGAGGCACGGCTCGGCCAGCGACCTCTTCTCCTGCCTGCTGTTCAACGAGCTGGAGGCGTTCAACCCACGGGATCAGCTCGCCTTCGCCTACGTCCGGGACCAGATGAGCCCCAAGCTGAGCATCAACATGTTCGAGGTGGAGGTGTTGGAGCACATCGCCGTGGAGTACCGGCACAACCTGAAGCGCGACAACGCCGGCAGCGGCAGGGGAGGAGGGACGAAGCAGGGGGTCACCAGGATGGCGTCCTCGCGAGACATCGCCGGGAGCAGCTGTGAGAAGTACCTCATGAAGATGTGGGGGGAGCCTTCTGAATAA